CAAAGACGCAGTGGATGTAATTCCAGATGGCCCTGCGGAGCATGGAGGTATCTACTCCGCTGTGCATGGCAATGGTGTTGTAGGTGAGGCTATAGGCTGCCTGGAACTTCTCATCCAGCAGCTGCCCACCCTCGGGGTAGAGCCGCTGGATCAGTGAATAGCCATGGTCCTCCCAGGTATAATCCTGAGGAACGTGGGAAGGGGTCAGTGCTGAGAATGTTTGGGGCCCAAGGCTAGCCGGAGAGACGCCATCCTCTGGAGCACACCTTGGCTCTCCATAATGTGTCTCTCCACCCCACAGATCTAACCCGCTGCTTGGTCTGGACCCGAGAAGCTGAGGAGGATGCAGCTTGGTGGTGACTTCCTCCTTGTGATCAGGACCCCCTGAGCTTAGGGCACAGGTGGGTCCCTTCACATCCAGGGTCTCCCACTTCCCTCGTGCGATCCTGAGGGAGAGAAGGTACCCAAATCTCTAACTACACAAACCACCCACCCCTGCTTGTTTGCAAAGCAATAGTAAGACCAGTGGGGAGAGCCTACCTGGGCGCGGAAGGTGGGGGGCGCCTGAGTCCCCCGCCGGGTGAAGTCCTCGTATCCGAAAGTGGGGTCTTCCACAAAGCACAGCATGTCTGAGTTTGGAGAGGGCTCCAGGATGTCCGCTGAGGACGTCAGAAAGAGGTCATGGTGAGGCCAAGGCATGGAGCACAGTGGCCTCCACTCCTGGTTAATCACCATTAGGGGGCTGGGAAATGCAGAGTAGGGGGCCAGAGAAAGCCCCTCACCACATCGAGTGGGACCAGGACTTCGGCAGgagccaggcctgggggaggaggtAAATCAGGCCTGTGGTGGCTGGGACGTGGCTGCAGAGGTGCAGCGCATGGAGGTACCTGCTTCCCAGCAGAGATGATGTAAGGAGGGGGCGGCCCCTGAACCTGGACACCTGTGACCCTGTACCTGAGGGGGTCACCAGCAGGCTCTCTGACTTCTCCAGCTCAAAGCGGCTCTCCATCTCCTCCTGGGAGGCCCCCTCATCCCGCAGCAGGCTCTCCTGCAGCTGCCTCATGCGCTCCATCAAAGCTTCCACGTCGCGGGCAGCCTCAAAGCCCTGCAGGAGAGACCTGGTGGTGGCCATCTACTcttcctccctgggccccagAAACCCCACACGTCTTTCCCACATGCCGGGCCTTCCTGAACGACCGTAAAGGCCCCGTGCCTCCTCTGTGACAGCCACTGCACTGGACAGCTCACATGGCCTGTGCTTCCCAAAGTGATGTTTAAGAGCTAGAGAATAGACACGGCTTCTCTGAGCATCAACGTCCCTCACAGAAAGGGCTTTTTAaagtatctgtatttttaaaatacaaacaaataagCCACTTTATAGAATGAGAGGCAAACTTcgtatttttaaagttctaaaagTCAGTGACTTTAAGCCCACGGGGCTCCATGCTGAGGCCAGTCACATGGTTATTTCATCTCATCCTCACAACCCTTTATGAAGTGCGAGTCTTTATCctcatttcccagatgaggaaactgggtttCAAAATCAAATAACTTTTCTAAGGCCTCTCAGCGTGCGATAGGGAAGCAGCTTCAGATAGGGAGGCGCTGTCTTCTACCCAAGGACCAGGGGCCATGCCAGCTTCCTCTCCCACCAAGACTGAAGCCCGTGACTTACCCCAGAGTGGTTCAGTGGGTCCCTGCTGGGGGGTGTGCTCTGCTCACTGGGGGGTGAAggggcctggggggcggggcttCCCTCGGGGTCCCCCTCAGGGAGGATGCCACAGCCGAACACGAAGGAGGCTAGCGAGTGGCAGTGGGTGAGGAGGACCAGGGCCTGGATGAGCTCGGCCAGGGACCAGCTGTGCTCGCCTGTCTTCAGCAAGGcctggagagaaaaggaaaggccaGACCTGCTCAGTGCCTGCCCTGGGCTGCCTGCCATGCCCCAGCCCGGCCCCCGTGCTCCCTCGGGGACCCGCCTCTCTGCCCACCGCACCTGGATGTGCTCCTTGGTGATGAGCCACGGCCGATGAGCCAGCAGCTTGTTGATCTCGCTGAGCTTGCGCAGCTTCTCGGGGGCACGGTGGAGGCCAAGCAGCCACTCAGGGTCACCGCCAGTCTGCAGAAACTCAGCCATGTGGGAGCCCACCAGGTAGGAGCACTGGTGGCGGGCGGCGGCCTGGAGGTGGTGGACAGAGCCCAGGTCACCCGCTTCTTTCTGTGCCCTGCTCGGTGGGTACCCCATGGAGGGAACATCACGAGCCTCACTGTCGCCTGAGAGGCAGGAAACTTAGGTTCTAACCCCAGCTTTGCCCCTGGCTTGTTGTCCTCCCTTGGGCAGGTCACCTGACTcctatgtgcctcagtttccccatctgcaaagcaGGCATTAAATAGGCCTCTCTTCAAAATCTAAAATTCGATGGATGGTCAGATAAAGCCAGGGCTTTGCTTTATGCTGCCTCTCCTCCTTGTTTGTGGAATCAAGCCCCCAGCAGAGAGATCTGAGCACCGAATCCCCCAATGTGTCCACCCCTACAAAAGTCAGGCTCAGACAGGCTCACCATGATGGCGATGTAGTGGCGCCAGGAATTGGCCAAGGGCCCATCCGTGTGCAGCAGCAGGTAGTGCAGGCGCCAAAAGCTGGTAAAGTAGTCGGGGTGCAGGCCCATCACCACTGCCAGGTTGTCCACCCTCCCG
This sequence is a window from Globicephala melas chromosome 1, mGloMel1.2, whole genome shotgun sequence. Protein-coding genes within it:
- the SESN2 gene encoding sestrin-2 isoform X2, with product MIVADSECRAELKGYLPGAGEQRESRVRRGPRGPSAFIPVEEVLREGAESLEQHLGLEALMSSGRVDNLAVVMGLHPDYFTSFWRLHYLLLHTDGPLANSWRHYIAIMAAARHQCSYLVGSHMAEFLQTGGDPEWLLGLHRAPEKLRKLSEINKLLAHRPWLITKEHIQALLKTGEHSWSLAELIQALVLLTHCHSLASFVFGCGILPEGDPEGSPAPQAPSPPSEQSTPPSRDPLNHSGGFEAARDVEALMERMRQLQESLLRDEGASQEEMESRFELEKSESLLVTPSADILEPSPNSDMLCFVEDPTFGYEDFTRRGTQAPPTFRAQDYTWEDHGYSLIQRLYPEGGQLLDEKFQAAYSLTYNTIAMHSGVDTSMLRRAIWNYIHCVFGIRYDDYDYGEVNQLLERNLKVYIKTVACYPEKTTRRMYNHFWRHFRHSEKVHVNLLLLEARMQAALLYALRAITRYMT
- the SESN2 gene encoding sestrin-2 isoform X1, producing MIVADSECRAELKGYLPGAGEEQRESRVRRGPRGPSAFIPVEEVLREGAESLEQHLGLEALMSSGRVDNLAVVMGLHPDYFTSFWRLHYLLLHTDGPLANSWRHYIAIMAAARHQCSYLVGSHMAEFLQTGGDPEWLLGLHRAPEKLRKLSEINKLLAHRPWLITKEHIQALLKTGEHSWSLAELIQALVLLTHCHSLASFVFGCGILPEGDPEGSPAPQAPSPPSEQSTPPSRDPLNHSGGFEAARDVEALMERMRQLQESLLRDEGASQEEMESRFELEKSESLLVTPSADILEPSPNSDMLCFVEDPTFGYEDFTRRGTQAPPTFRAQDYTWEDHGYSLIQRLYPEGGQLLDEKFQAAYSLTYNTIAMHSGVDTSMLRRAIWNYIHCVFGIRYDDYDYGEVNQLLERNLKVYIKTVACYPEKTTRRMYNHFWRHFRHSEKVHVNLLLLEARMQAALLYALRAITRYMT
- the SESN2 gene encoding sestrin-2 isoform X3; the protein is MIVADSECRAELKGYLPGAGERESRVRRGPRGPSAFIPVEEVLREGAESLEQHLGLEALMSSGRVDNLAVVMGLHPDYFTSFWRLHYLLLHTDGPLANSWRHYIAIMAAARHQCSYLVGSHMAEFLQTGGDPEWLLGLHRAPEKLRKLSEINKLLAHRPWLITKEHIQALLKTGEHSWSLAELIQALVLLTHCHSLASFVFGCGILPEGDPEGSPAPQAPSPPSEQSTPPSRDPLNHSGGFEAARDVEALMERMRQLQESLLRDEGASQEEMESRFELEKSESLLVTPSADILEPSPNSDMLCFVEDPTFGYEDFTRRGTQAPPTFRAQDYTWEDHGYSLIQRLYPEGGQLLDEKFQAAYSLTYNTIAMHSGVDTSMLRRAIWNYIHCVFGIRYDDYDYGEVNQLLERNLKVYIKTVACYPEKTTRRMYNHFWRHFRHSEKVHVNLLLLEARMQAALLYALRAITRYMT